The Streptomyces sp. NBC_00286 nucleotide sequence CGGGTCGAAGCTCGTCCCGGCCTTCCCACCCGTCTCCGGGCAGTGGCCTGTTCGGGATCCGCTCGCCGATCACAGTGGCGGGACCGCGCCGGATTCACACCGGCTTCCTCGTCCGCCGTCGCCTTGTCGCCGAGCATCATCGCATCTGAGGCACGGCGCGTCATCAGGGCGGTACCCAGGGGGCGTTACGCCTCTTGCCCGACAGCCTCTTGCCCGACAGGCGAAGCCGACGCGCCCTCTGCGGCGCTTCCGGGAACACCACTGCCGGTTCGGCGTCGAGGCGTCTCTGGACCGGCTGGAGGAGAACGCCCGTGGAGGAGACCGGGCCGCGCGGCATCACGTCGCGCTGCGCTCGCTCGCCTCTCTCATGTCCCGCTCCACGGCCCGGTTCTGCGCGGTGTCCGGCTGTCCCGCCGCGCTGCCCGGACGTCCGGCGCGGAGCAGTCCGCTCCAGTTCTCCCGGCTCCAGTCGGCCGGGCCGGTGGTACGCGTGAACTCCTCGACGAGGGAGAGGAACCGCGCGGGGTCGGTGTGGAACGGGAAGTGCCCGGCCCCCTCGAAGATCTCCAGGCGGCTGCCGGGCATCGCCTCGTGCGCCCCGTACGCGTGCCGTACGGGCACCACGCTGTCCCGGTCGCCCCAGATCAGCATCGTGGGCATGCCCTCGGTGAGGTAGCAGCGGTCGAGCATGGTCACCACCTGGCCGCGCCAGTCGACCACGGCGCGCAGGGTACGGATGAAGGCGCTGCGCGAGGTCGCGTCGGGAAGCGCGTCCACGAGGGTGAGCAACTCCGGTGCGTCCTGGCCCAGATCGGTGTCGAGGAGTCGCATCAGGTGGGCGAACAGGCGTGCTTGCACACCCATGCCGGGCAGGCGCAGCGCGGAGAGCATCAGATGGGCGCCGGGCAGCGACACCGCCCGCAGGACCGGATTCACCTCGCGGCCCACGCCGCCCGCGCTGACCAGGATCAGCCGCTCCGTGCGCTCCGGGAACTGGTACGCGAACTGCATGGCGACGCCGCCGCCGAGCGAGTGCCCGACCAGCGTGGCCTGTTCGATGTCGAGCGTGGACAGCAGGTCGCGCACCCCGTTCGCGTACGCGGCGACCGAGTAGTCGGCCCGGGGCTTCTCCGAGGCGCCGTGGCCGAGCAGGTCGGGGGCGATCACCGTGTGGGTGCGGGCGAGGTCGGGGATGAGCTCGGCCCAGGTCGCCGAGGAGTCGCCGATGCCGTGGATCAGGACGAGTACCGGGCCCTGGCCGGCCATGCGGTAGGCACGGCGGTAGCCGTGCACGACGCGGTGGTGCAGCCGTAGTTCTCCGTCGCCCACCGGGCGCAGCCGCTTGATGCGCTGCGGGCGCTCGCGCGGGACGTCGACCACCGGCTCACCTCCCGTTCCGGGCCGCAGAAAATACGGCTCCAGGCGCTCGGTTCCAGCGTAGGGCCCTTGTCTCACAAGGGATTTCGGTGAGGTTTCGCCTCCGCTAACCGCGCGAACCGACATGTACGGAAAGGGCATTGTCAGTGGCGGACGACAAGCTGGATCGTCGAGTGACAGCTGGACGCAGGCGACCGTGCGCGCCTAGCACTCCACCCGTAGTTATGGATCTTGATAGGCCGCCATCGACAAGCAGCCGAATGCGGGAAAGTGGGCGGAGTGAGTGCTCACTCATTGACGGAGTGAGCACTCACTCCGTACTCTTGCGGTCATGACAGCACCTAAGGAGAACCAGACCACCCGCCGCCGCGCTCCCGGCATGTCGCCGGAGGAGCGGCGCGCGATGATCATCCAGAGCGCGATCCCGCTGATCGCCGAGTACGGCGCCGCGGTGACGACCGCGAAGATCGCCCGCGCCGCGGGCATCGGCGAGGGCACGATCTTCCGGGTTTTCGCCGACAAGGACGAGCTGCTGCAGGCCTGCATGGCCGAGGCGCTCTCCCCCGAGCACGCGGTCCGCGAGCTCGACGCGATCGACGTATCCCAGCCGCTGCCCGACCGGCTCACGGAGGCGGCCGAGGCACTGCAGGCACACATGGACAGGATGGGCGCGATCCTCGGCTCGCTGGGGCATCGCGGCGGCAAGCACCCCGGCACGGTACGCGGCGCGGGCCGCGACGAGTCGATGACCCGTATCCGCGCGGCCCTCGCGGAGCTGCTGGAACCAGACAAGGCGGCCCTGCGCCGACCGCCGGAGCAGATCGCGGCCCTCTTCTTCGGGCTGCTCTTCACCCAGCCGCGTACGGAGGACGAGCCCGACCTGACCCCGCAGGAGCTGGTCGAGGTCTTCCTGCGCGGGGCGCTCTCGGGGGGCGCCAAGTGAGCGCGCGGAGAAGGCGCCTGGGAGTTACGGCCCTGGCCGTCCTGGCCCCCGTCCTGGTGTGGCTGGTC carries:
- a CDS encoding TetR/AcrR family transcriptional regulator; the protein is MTAPKENQTTRRRAPGMSPEERRAMIIQSAIPLIAEYGAAVTTAKIARAAGIGEGTIFRVFADKDELLQACMAEALSPEHAVRELDAIDVSQPLPDRLTEAAEALQAHMDRMGAILGSLGHRGGKHPGTVRGAGRDESMTRIRAALAELLEPDKAALRRPPEQIAALFFGLLFTQPRTEDEPDLTPQELVEVFLRGALSGGAK
- a CDS encoding alpha/beta fold hydrolase — its product is MVDVPRERPQRIKRLRPVGDGELRLHHRVVHGYRRAYRMAGQGPVLVLIHGIGDSSATWAELIPDLARTHTVIAPDLLGHGASEKPRADYSVAAYANGVRDLLSTLDIEQATLVGHSLGGGVAMQFAYQFPERTERLILVSAGGVGREVNPVLRAVSLPGAHLMLSALRLPGMGVQARLFAHLMRLLDTDLGQDAPELLTLVDALPDATSRSAFIRTLRAVVDWRGQVVTMLDRCYLTEGMPTMLIWGDRDSVVPVRHAYGAHEAMPGSRLEIFEGAGHFPFHTDPARFLSLVEEFTRTTGPADWSRENWSGLLRAGRPGSAAGQPDTAQNRAVERDMREASERSAT